In Streptomyces hawaiiensis, one genomic interval encodes:
- a CDS encoding TetR/AcrR family transcriptional regulator codes for MAEAARQGQPRSSVWLEGKAHRRRGGGQPSGLDRARIIDVTVRLLDAEGLAKFSMRRLAGELNVTAMSLYWYVDTKDDLLELSLDQVMGEMRLPDPDAGEDWRDQVRALAREYRTLLVRHPWVSALVGVFLNIGPNSLAFSRVVQRVVRRTGMPPKRLTSTISAVFQFVYGYGTLEGHLASRAAAGGMSVDEYFQQALSAVTAAPQAAEVLRESQEIMAARGGDTVAEMLERDFEFALELLIAGIEAMVAREGEAPRETEASG; via the coding sequence ATGGCGGAAGCCGCCCGGCAGGGTCAGCCGCGGTCCAGCGTCTGGCTGGAGGGCAAGGCGCACCGGCGGCGCGGTGGAGGGCAGCCCTCGGGGCTGGACCGGGCGCGCATCATCGACGTCACCGTGCGGCTGCTGGACGCCGAGGGGCTGGCCAAGTTCTCCATGCGGCGGCTCGCCGGCGAGCTGAACGTCACGGCGATGTCCCTCTACTGGTACGTCGACACCAAGGACGACCTGCTCGAACTCTCCCTGGACCAGGTCATGGGCGAGATGCGGCTACCCGATCCGGACGCCGGTGAGGACTGGCGGGACCAGGTGCGGGCGCTGGCCCGGGAGTACCGGACGCTGCTGGTGCGGCACCCCTGGGTGTCCGCGCTGGTCGGGGTCTTCCTCAACATCGGCCCCAACAGCCTGGCGTTCTCCCGGGTCGTCCAGCGCGTCGTCCGCAGGACAGGGATGCCCCCGAAACGCCTGACGAGCACGATCTCGGCCGTCTTCCAGTTCGTGTACGGCTACGGCACCCTGGAGGGCCACCTCGCCTCCCGGGCCGCGGCCGGCGGCATGAGCGTGGACGAGTACTTCCAGCAGGCCCTGAGCGCCGTCACCGCCGCCCCGCAGGCCGCCGAGGTCCTGCGGGAGTCCCAGGAGATCATGGCGGCGCGCGGCGGCGACACGGTCGCCGAGATGCTGGAGCGCGACTTCGAGTTCGCGCTGGAGCTGCTGATCGCGGGCATCGAGGCGATGGTCGCCCGCGAGGGAGAAGCCCCCCGGGAGACGGAAGCCTCCGGGTAG
- a CDS encoding MFS transporter: protein MTTSPQEKAPPHTAPGGHPQRWLILGVICLAQLTVLLDNTILNVAIPSLTREMDATTADVQWMMNAYSLVQSGLLLTAGNSADRYGRKLMLMSGLAIFGVGSLAAGLSQSPAQLIAARAGMGVGGALLMTTTLAVVVQIFDDQERVKAIALWSTVSSLGFAAGPLIGGVMLNHFWWGAIFLINIPVVVLGLVAVAALVPESRHKAGARPDLVGAVLSTIGMTAVVYAIITGPEHGWSSARVLVSALIGVVVLGLFVLWELRTEHPMLDMHFFRNQKFVGAVAGAILVAFGMTGSLFLLTQHLQFVLGYEPLDAGLRTAPLALTVVALNFTGVGAKLVLKAGTPAAIALGMTLVSAGLAAIALLGGHGYGGMLLGLVVMGAGVALSMPAMANAIMSAIPPEKAGVGAGINGTLAEFGNGLGVAVLGAVLNARFASLVAVSAASLPAALAAAGSAEEKARISEAFASGLETSQLVGAVAVLAGGLVAAALLRRAERAESA from the coding sequence ATGACGACGTCCCCCCAGGAAAAGGCCCCGCCGCACACCGCACCGGGCGGCCACCCCCAGCGCTGGCTGATCCTCGGTGTCATCTGCCTCGCGCAGCTCACCGTGCTGCTCGACAACACGATCCTGAACGTGGCGATCCCCTCGCTCACCCGCGAGATGGACGCCACGACCGCCGACGTCCAGTGGATGATGAACGCCTATTCGCTGGTCCAGTCCGGCCTGCTGCTCACCGCGGGCAACTCCGCCGACCGCTACGGCCGCAAGCTGATGCTGATGTCGGGCCTCGCGATCTTCGGCGTGGGCTCGCTGGCGGCCGGACTGTCCCAGAGCCCGGCCCAGCTGATCGCCGCCCGTGCGGGCATGGGCGTCGGCGGTGCGCTGCTGATGACCACGACCCTCGCCGTCGTCGTGCAGATCTTCGACGACCAGGAGCGGGTGAAGGCCATCGCACTGTGGTCGACGGTCAGTTCGCTCGGATTCGCGGCCGGGCCGCTGATCGGCGGTGTGATGCTGAACCACTTCTGGTGGGGCGCGATCTTCCTGATCAACATCCCGGTCGTCGTGCTCGGCCTGGTCGCGGTGGCCGCGCTGGTGCCGGAGTCCCGGCACAAGGCGGGCGCTCGGCCCGACCTGGTCGGTGCGGTGCTGTCGACCATCGGCATGACGGCCGTCGTGTACGCGATCATCACCGGGCCCGAGCACGGCTGGAGCTCCGCGCGGGTGCTGGTCTCCGCGCTGATCGGCGTGGTCGTGCTCGGCCTGTTCGTGCTGTGGGAGCTGCGCACCGAGCATCCGATGCTGGACATGCACTTCTTCCGCAACCAGAAGTTCGTGGGTGCGGTCGCGGGCGCGATCCTCGTGGCGTTCGGCATGACCGGCTCGCTGTTCCTGCTCACGCAGCACCTCCAGTTCGTACTCGGCTACGAGCCACTGGACGCCGGGCTGCGGACGGCGCCGCTGGCGCTGACCGTCGTCGCGCTCAACTTCACGGGGGTCGGGGCGAAGCTGGTGCTCAAGGCCGGCACACCGGCGGCCATCGCACTCGGCATGACCCTGGTGTCGGCGGGGCTGGCGGCGATCGCGCTGCTCGGCGGACACGGGTACGGCGGGATGCTGCTCGGCCTGGTCGTGATGGGCGCGGGGGTGGCGCTGTCCATGCCGGCCATGGCCAACGCGATCATGAGCGCGATACCGCCGGAGAAGGCGGGTGTGGGAGCGGGGATCAACGGGACGCTCGCGGAGTTCGGCAACGGCCTCGGTGTGGCGGTCCTCGGTGCCGTGCTCAACGCGCGGTTCGCCTCGCTGGTCGCCGTGTCGGCGGCGTCGTTGCCGGCGGCGTTGGCCGCGGCGGGCTCCGCCGAGGAGAAGGCGCGTATCTCCGAGGCGTTCGCCTCCGGGCTGGAAACCAGCCAGCTGGTCGGGGCCGTCGCTGTGCTGGCCGGCGGTTTGGTCGCGGCGGCGTTGCTTCGGCGGGCTGAGCGGGCAGAGTCCGCCTAG
- a CDS encoding glycosyltransferase family 39 protein: protein MTVHFDQPTTGRNTSPDSRLRPPSPAPAHASGAPERPFPQRLRQGWPEDPRWARPAFLALLLATAVLYLYNLSASGYANSFYSAAVQAGSQSWKAFFFGSLDAANAITVDKPPAALWPMALSVRLLGLSSWAILAPEVLMGVGTVAVVYATVRRRFSPAAGLIAGAVLALTPVAALMFRFNNPDAMLALLMAAACYFVIRALEDSRTKWLLWAGAAIGFAFLAKTLQAFLILPPLALVYGVCAPVTVKKRIGQLAAGLAAIVVSGGWWVAIVELWPASSRPYIGGSQNNSFLELTFGYNGLGRLNGDETGSVGGGGGGGNGGGNWGETGWDRLFSSSIGGQISWLIPAALILLAAGLVATRKAKRTSVTRGSFLVWGGALLTTMLVFSYMQGIFHEYYTVALAPYIAPLVGMGAALLWEKRDKAWASLTLATAMTATAAWGYVLLNRSSDYLPWLKWLVLVGGLTAALGLIFAGRLGRRLALGVAGLGLVAALAGPAAYTLTTVNEAHTGSIVTAGPAVAGGRGGPGGGGGPGGGGFPGGGQNQQNGNGNAQGQQGNGFPGGGFPGGGQNQQGQNQQGQNQQGQNQQGQGQGQNQQNGDGGRTAGGMGGGGGGGVGGLLNGASVSTEAKKLLETDADQYTWAAAAIGAQNAASYQLSTGDPVMAIGGFNGTDPSPTLAQFKKYVADGKIHYFIASGGMGGRTAGGMGGSSDGTSSRITSWVEANFKKVTVGSSTFYDLTQKASS, encoded by the coding sequence ATGACCGTCCACTTCGACCAGCCGACCACCGGCAGAAACACGAGCCCCGACAGCCGGCTCCGGCCCCCGTCACCCGCGCCGGCCCACGCCTCCGGCGCCCCCGAGAGGCCCTTCCCGCAGCGCCTTCGGCAGGGCTGGCCCGAGGACCCCCGCTGGGCCCGCCCGGCCTTTCTCGCCCTGCTGCTGGCGACGGCCGTGCTCTACCTGTACAACCTGAGCGCCTCCGGCTACGCCAACTCCTTCTACTCGGCGGCCGTACAGGCCGGCAGCCAGTCCTGGAAGGCGTTCTTCTTCGGCTCGCTCGACGCGGCGAACGCCATCACCGTCGACAAGCCCCCGGCCGCCCTGTGGCCCATGGCCCTCTCCGTGCGACTCCTCGGCCTCAGCTCCTGGGCGATCCTCGCGCCCGAAGTCCTCATGGGCGTCGGCACGGTGGCCGTCGTGTACGCGACCGTGCGCCGCCGGTTCAGCCCCGCGGCCGGACTGATCGCGGGTGCCGTGCTCGCGCTCACCCCCGTCGCGGCGCTGATGTTCCGCTTCAACAACCCCGACGCGATGCTGGCGCTGCTGATGGCGGCGGCCTGCTACTTCGTCATCCGCGCCCTGGAGGACAGCCGTACGAAGTGGCTGCTGTGGGCCGGTGCCGCGATCGGCTTCGCCTTCCTCGCCAAGACGCTCCAGGCCTTCCTGATCCTGCCGCCGCTCGCCCTCGTGTACGGCGTCTGCGCCCCGGTGACGGTGAAGAAGCGGATCGGGCAGCTCGCCGCGGGTCTCGCCGCGATCGTCGTCTCCGGCGGCTGGTGGGTCGCGATCGTCGAGCTGTGGCCCGCGTCCTCCCGCCCGTACATCGGCGGCTCGCAGAACAACAGCTTCCTTGAACTGACCTTCGGCTACAACGGCCTGGGGCGCCTCAACGGCGACGAGACCGGCAGCGTCGGAGGCGGCGGTGGCGGCGGGAACGGCGGCGGCAACTGGGGCGAGACCGGCTGGGACCGGCTGTTCAGCTCCTCCATCGGCGGCCAGATCTCCTGGCTGATCCCGGCCGCGCTGATCCTGCTCGCCGCCGGCCTGGTGGCCACACGCAAGGCGAAGCGCACGTCGGTGACACGCGGTTCGTTCCTCGTCTGGGGCGGCGCGCTGCTCACGACCATGCTGGTCTTCAGCTATATGCAGGGCATCTTCCACGAGTACTACACGGTGGCCCTCGCCCCCTACATCGCCCCACTGGTCGGCATGGGCGCGGCGCTGCTCTGGGAGAAGCGCGACAAGGCGTGGGCCTCGCTGACCCTGGCCACCGCGATGACGGCGACGGCCGCTTGGGGATACGTCCTGCTCAACCGCTCCTCCGACTACCTGCCCTGGCTCAAGTGGCTCGTTCTCGTCGGCGGTCTGACGGCGGCCCTCGGCCTGATCTTCGCCGGTCGGCTGGGACGCCGGCTGGCCCTGGGAGTGGCCGGACTGGGCCTCGTCGCCGCACTGGCCGGCCCGGCGGCGTACACCCTCACCACCGTGAACGAGGCGCACACCGGCTCCATCGTCACGGCGGGCCCGGCGGTCGCGGGCGGTCGCGGCGGCCCCGGAGGTGGCGGCGGCCCCGGAGGTGGCGGTTTCCCGGGCGGGGGCCAGAACCAGCAGAACGGCAACGGCAACGCCCAGGGCCAGCAGGGCAACGGTTTCCCCGGCGGCGGTTTCCCGGGCGGCGGCCAGAACCAGCAGGGCCAGAACCAGCAAGGCCAGAACCAGCAGGGCCAGAACCAGCAGGGCCAGGGCCAGGGCCAGAACCAGCAGAACGGCGACGGCGGCCGTACGGCCGGTGGCATGGGCGGCGGCGGCGGTGGCGGCGTCGGCGGCCTGCTCAACGGCGCCAGCGTCAGCACCGAGGCCAAGAAGCTGCTGGAGACCGACGCCGACCAGTACACCTGGGCCGCGGCGGCCATCGGCGCCCAGAACGCGGCGAGTTACCAGCTGTCCACCGGCGACCCGGTGATGGCCATCGGCGGCTTCAACGGCACGGACCCGTCCCCGACCCTGGCCCAGTTCAAGAAGTACGTGGCGGACGGAAAGATCCACTACTTCATCGCCTCCGGCGGCATGGGCGGCCGTACGGCCGGTGGCATGGGCGGCAGCAGCGACGGCACCTCCTCCCGGATCACCTCCTGGGTCGAGGCCAACTTCAAGAAGGTCACGGTCGGTTCGAGCACCTTCTACGACCTCACCCAGAAGGCGAGCAGCTGA
- a CDS encoding bifunctional glycosyltransferase family 2/GtrA family protein has product MRTDSSPGTLPAREHLPAAPAGTPVLDVVIPVYNEEKDLQPCVRRLHEHLARTFPYAFRITIADNASTDTTPQVAGRLAAEIPEVTTFRLEQKGRGRALRAVWSASDAPVLAYMDVDLSTDLNALLPLVAPLISGHSDLAIGSRLARSSRVVRGPKREFVSRAYNLILRGSLQARFSDAQCGFKAIRRDVAQVLLPLVEDTGWFFDTEMLVLAERAGLRIHEVPVDWVDDPDSTVHIVKTATDDLKGVWRVGRALATGSLPLDRIVRPFGDDPRDRDIKDVPTGLARQLVGFCVVGALSTLFYLLLYSGFRTFTGSQVANALALLVSAVANTAANRRLTFGVRGRGGAVRHQAQGLVVFGIGLALTSGSLAALNAATSEPAHSTELAVLIAANLAATVLRFLLFRAWVFPDRREDDSPVPPLYETARYDPVPYETARYESTPYDTAPYESTPYEAARHDTAPYEAARHDTTPYDTTRFRAGEAADGTWPDATVQPQPVRPHDTDSRDLR; this is encoded by the coding sequence ATGCGAACCGACTCTTCTCCCGGCACCCTGCCGGCGCGGGAGCACCTCCCGGCCGCACCAGCCGGTACGCCTGTCCTGGACGTAGTGATCCCCGTCTACAACGAGGAGAAGGACCTCCAGCCGTGCGTCCGCAGACTGCACGAGCATCTCGCCCGGACGTTCCCGTACGCGTTCCGCATCACGATCGCGGACAACGCCTCCACGGACACCACCCCGCAGGTGGCAGGGCGGCTGGCGGCGGAGATCCCCGAGGTCACCACCTTCCGCCTGGAGCAGAAGGGACGCGGCCGGGCCCTGCGGGCCGTCTGGTCGGCCTCGGACGCCCCGGTCCTCGCCTACATGGACGTGGACCTGTCCACCGACCTCAACGCCCTGCTCCCGCTGGTGGCGCCGCTGATCTCCGGTCACTCGGACCTCGCGATCGGCTCCCGGCTGGCCCGCAGTTCGCGGGTGGTGCGCGGCCCCAAGCGGGAGTTCGTCAGCCGGGCCTACAACCTCATCCTGCGCGGCTCGCTCCAGGCGCGGTTCTCGGACGCCCAGTGCGGCTTCAAGGCGATCCGCCGGGACGTGGCGCAGGTGCTGCTGCCTCTGGTCGAGGACACCGGCTGGTTCTTCGACACCGAGATGCTGGTGCTCGCCGAGCGCGCGGGGCTGCGCATCCACGAGGTGCCGGTCGACTGGGTCGACGACCCCGACTCGACCGTGCACATCGTCAAGACCGCGACGGACGACCTCAAGGGCGTGTGGCGGGTCGGCAGAGCCCTGGCCACCGGCTCGTTGCCGCTGGACCGGATCGTCCGGCCGTTCGGCGACGACCCGCGCGACCGTGACATAAAGGACGTACCGACGGGGCTGGCCCGCCAACTCGTCGGGTTCTGCGTGGTCGGCGCCCTGTCCACCCTCTTCTACCTGCTGCTCTACAGCGGCTTCCGGACCTTCACCGGCTCCCAGGTCGCCAACGCCCTCGCCCTGCTGGTCTCGGCGGTCGCCAACACTGCGGCCAACCGGCGGCTCACCTTCGGGGTGCGCGGGCGCGGCGGGGCCGTACGGCACCAGGCGCAGGGCCTGGTCGTCTTCGGCATCGGGCTCGCCCTGACCAGCGGCTCGCTCGCGGCACTGAACGCGGCGACCTCCGAGCCCGCGCACTCCACCGAACTGGCCGTCCTCATCGCGGCCAATCTGGCGGCGACCGTGCTGCGCTTCCTGCTCTTCCGGGCGTGGGTGTTCCCGGACCGGCGCGAGGACGACTCGCCGGTGCCGCCCCTGTACGAGACCGCCCGGTACGACCCCGTCCCGTATGAGACCGCCCGGTACGAGAGCACCCCGTACGACACCGCCCCGTACGAGAGCACCCCGTACGAGGCCGCCCGGCACGACACCGCCCCGTACGAGGCCGCCCGGCACGACACCACCCCCTACGACACCACCCGGTTCCGCGCCGGTGAAGCCGCGGACGGCACCTGGCCGGACGCCACCGTGCAACCGCAGCCGGTGCGCCCGCACGACACCGATTCGAGGGACTTGCGATGA
- a CDS encoding sensor histidine kinase — translation MSGRRRPSTQQRTGGQRAGKPRTLRTRLVVASVVLIAVVCAVIGTVTTLALRSHLYEQLNGQLDEVASRAALSPPKVPGRDRADAPAQKKQISLTEFVTMGPQPSETVAAEIEGGQITDSARGEKSEDNFQMTAKSLTSAQIGALASVPQVNGTVQTVDLPGLGEYQVEYKSGDKGSYYVAIPTTDVTNTINTLILVEISVTAAGLAAAGLAGSVLVGVATRPLRRVATTATRVSELPLHTGEVNLSERVPDSETDPHTEVGQVGAALNRMLDHVHGALHARQQSETRVRQFVADASHELRTPLASIRGYAELTRRGREQVGPDTRHALGRIESEAGRMTLLVEDLLLLARLDAGRPLQFGQTDLVPLVVDTISDARAAGQDHNWRLDLPDEPALVSADAARLQQVLVNLLGNARSHTPPGTTVTARVQRRGPWLCVDVEDDGQGIPAELLPHVFERFARGDCARTRAHGSTGLGLAIVQAVATAHGGAVTVDSVPGRTVFTVRLPALPAQPQPEMSRQPHSQARHSVTTSAQQGA, via the coding sequence ATGAGCGGACGACGACGGCCGAGTACGCAGCAGCGGACAGGCGGGCAGCGGGCAGGCAAGCCGCGCACGCTGCGGACGCGGCTCGTCGTCGCGTCCGTGGTGCTGATCGCCGTGGTGTGTGCGGTGATCGGGACGGTGACGACGCTTGCCCTCAGGTCGCATCTGTACGAGCAGTTGAACGGGCAGCTCGACGAGGTCGCGTCCCGGGCCGCGCTGAGCCCTCCGAAGGTGCCCGGCAGAGACAGGGCCGACGCACCCGCGCAGAAGAAGCAGATCAGCCTCACCGAGTTCGTGACCATGGGCCCGCAGCCGAGCGAGACGGTCGCGGCCGAGATCGAGGGCGGGCAGATCACGGACTCCGCACGCGGCGAGAAGTCCGAGGACAACTTCCAGATGACCGCGAAGTCGCTCACCTCCGCCCAGATCGGCGCGCTCGCCTCCGTTCCACAGGTCAACGGAACGGTCCAGACCGTCGACCTCCCGGGCCTCGGCGAGTACCAGGTCGAGTACAAGTCAGGTGACAAGGGCAGCTACTACGTCGCCATCCCGACCACGGACGTCACCAACACCATCAACACCCTCATCCTGGTCGAGATCAGTGTCACCGCAGCCGGACTGGCCGCCGCAGGGCTGGCCGGGTCCGTACTGGTCGGCGTAGCCACCCGCCCCCTCCGCCGCGTAGCCACCACCGCCACCCGGGTCTCCGAACTGCCCCTGCACACCGGCGAGGTGAACCTCAGCGAACGCGTTCCCGACTCCGAGACCGATCCGCACACCGAGGTCGGGCAGGTCGGAGCCGCGCTCAACCGGATGCTCGACCATGTCCACGGCGCGCTGCACGCCCGGCAGCAGAGCGAGACCCGGGTACGGCAGTTCGTCGCCGACGCCAGTCACGAGCTGCGCACCCCCCTCGCCTCCATCCGCGGCTACGCCGAGCTCACCCGGCGCGGCAGAGAGCAGGTCGGGCCCGACACCCGGCACGCGCTCGGCCGGATCGAGTCCGAGGCCGGCCGGATGACCCTCCTCGTGGAGGATCTGCTGCTGCTCGCCCGGCTCGACGCGGGACGGCCGCTCCAGTTCGGGCAGACCGACCTCGTCCCGCTCGTCGTGGACACCATCAGCGACGCCCGGGCGGCCGGCCAGGACCACAACTGGCGCCTCGACCTGCCCGACGAGCCCGCGCTCGTGTCGGCGGACGCGGCCCGGCTGCAACAGGTGCTCGTCAACCTGCTCGGCAACGCCCGCAGCCACACGCCCCCCGGAACGACCGTCACCGCCCGCGTCCAGCGGCGCGGACCCTGGCTGTGCGTGGACGTCGAGGACGACGGGCAGGGCATCCCGGCCGAGTTGCTGCCGCACGTCTTCGAACGGTTCGCGCGCGGCGACTGCGCGCGTACCCGCGCCCACGGCTCGACCGGCCTCGGCCTGGCCATCGTGCAGGCCGTAGCGACCGCGCACGGCGGTGCCGTGACCGTCGACAGCGTGCCCGGGCGGACCGTGTTCACGGTGCGCCTGCCCGCACTCCCGGCGCAGCCGCAGCCCGAAATGAGCAGGCAACCGCACTCACAGGCACGCCACAGCGTCACCACATCGGCACAACAGGGCGCCTGA
- a CDS encoding response regulator transcription factor has protein sequence MTMTSPQGRTELLRPDGSPVRVLVVDDELSITELLSMALRYEGWQIRSAGDGTGAIQTARDFRPDAVILDMMLPDMDGLAVLGRLRRELPDVPVLFLTAKDALEDRIAGLTAGGDDYVTKPFSLEEVVARLRGLIRRSGAADRRSDSTLVVGDLTLDEDSHEVTRAGDNIHLTATEFELLRFLMRNPRRVLSKAQILDRVWSYDFGGQANVVELYISYLRRKIDAGREPMIHTRRGAGYLIKPAAS, from the coding sequence ATGACCATGACCTCGCCCCAGGGGCGCACCGAACTGCTGAGGCCGGACGGGAGCCCCGTCCGCGTGCTGGTGGTGGACGACGAGCTGTCGATCACCGAGCTGTTGTCCATGGCCCTGCGCTATGAGGGATGGCAGATCCGCAGTGCCGGTGACGGCACGGGCGCGATCCAGACCGCGCGGGACTTCCGGCCCGACGCCGTCATCCTCGACATGATGCTGCCCGACATGGACGGGCTGGCCGTGCTCGGGCGGCTGCGCCGGGAACTGCCGGACGTGCCGGTGCTCTTCCTCACCGCGAAGGACGCCCTCGAGGACCGGATCGCCGGGCTGACGGCGGGCGGTGACGACTACGTCACCAAGCCGTTCAGCCTGGAGGAGGTCGTCGCGCGGCTGCGCGGGCTGATACGCCGCTCCGGTGCCGCCGACCGGCGCTCGGACTCCACGCTGGTCGTCGGCGACCTCACCCTCGACGAGGACAGCCACGAGGTGACCCGGGCCGGGGACAACATCCATCTGACGGCGACCGAGTTCGAGCTGCTGCGGTTCCTGATGCGCAATCCGCGGCGCGTGCTCAGCAAGGCGCAGATCCTCGACCGGGTGTGGTCGTACGACTTCGGCGGTCAGGCCAACGTCGTCGAGCTGTACATCTCCTATCTGCGGCGGAAGATCGACGCCGGGCGCGAGCCGATGATCCACACGCGGCGTGGCGCCGGGTATCTGATCAAGCCCGCGGCGTCATGA
- a CDS encoding DUF2797 domain-containing protein, translating into MAQAWKCAGLRWSADGPVLVWDGGRRSALTWGKRVAFGVAEGAVRTCVGARGHACPVSAVVPGRSTGARCEECARLDRAHSVAADTIADDPRPYHVYLAWFGPGMVKVGITAQERGSARLLEQGAVCFSWLGVGPLMAARRTEELLRAALRVPDRIPYAEKRVVRAALPEAAADRAREVAELHERAVALPMWPESLAREPLEIVDHVGAFGLAGLPVAVGDVGELVAGGVVSGELVAAAGPDLHLSTGDGVVVLDTRLMTGWGLAPAKGGELTVPVRQFKEPTGVQDGLF; encoded by the coding sequence ATGGCACAGGCATGGAAGTGCGCGGGGCTGCGGTGGTCGGCGGATGGTCCCGTGCTGGTCTGGGACGGCGGGCGGCGCAGCGCGCTGACCTGGGGCAAACGCGTGGCCTTCGGGGTCGCGGAAGGGGCTGTGCGCACCTGTGTGGGGGCTCGGGGGCATGCGTGCCCCGTCAGTGCGGTCGTGCCGGGGCGCAGTACGGGGGCGCGGTGCGAGGAGTGTGCGCGGCTGGACCGGGCGCACTCCGTGGCGGCGGACACCATCGCTGACGATCCCCGGCCGTACCACGTCTATCTGGCGTGGTTCGGACCCGGCATGGTCAAGGTCGGGATCACGGCGCAGGAGCGGGGCTCCGCGCGACTGCTCGAGCAGGGTGCCGTCTGTTTCAGCTGGCTCGGCGTCGGTCCGCTCATGGCCGCGCGGCGTACGGAGGAGCTGCTGCGGGCCGCCCTGCGGGTGCCCGACCGGATTCCGTACGCCGAGAAGCGGGTGGTGCGGGCCGCGCTGCCGGAGGCCGCCGCCGACCGGGCGCGTGAGGTCGCCGAGCTGCACGAACGGGCGGTCGCGCTCCCCATGTGGCCGGAGTCGCTGGCGCGGGAGCCGCTGGAGATCGTCGATCACGTGGGGGCGTTCGGGCTCGCGGGGCTGCCCGTCGCCGTCGGGGACGTCGGCGAGCTCGTCGCCGGGGGTGTGGTCAGCGGGGAGCTGGTGGCGGCCGCCGGGCCGGATCTGCATCTGTCCACCGGGGACGGGGTCGTGGTGCTGGACACGCGGTTGATGACCGGGTGGGGGCTGGCGCCCGCCAAGGGAGGCGAACTGACCGTGCCTGTACGGCAGTTCAAGGAGCCGACAGGCGTGCAGGACGGGTTGTTCTGA
- a CDS encoding HGxxPAAW family protein, with protein MSAHQYDHGHTVAGWVGFGIATVGAGVAGLGVCTVSGVLIAGGVAIGVLSLLVTWALHLSGWGKGPGVRPRAEWGWRVRDSAAPGGHEECLGCRLAGRGRRRGARAVEPVMPAQRESEPEIVAAVGADAGR; from the coding sequence GTGAGTGCACATCAGTATGACCACGGGCACACGGTCGCGGGGTGGGTCGGATTCGGCATCGCCACCGTCGGGGCCGGTGTGGCGGGGCTGGGGGTCTGCACCGTCTCCGGTGTGCTGATCGCCGGCGGGGTGGCGATCGGGGTCTTGAGTCTGCTCGTCACCTGGGCTCTGCATCTCTCCGGGTGGGGGAAGGGGCCGGGCGTGCGGCCCCGGGCGGAGTGGGGGTGGCGGGTGCGGGACTCGGCGGCGCCGGGCGGGCACGAGGAGTGCCTGGGGTGCCGGCTGGCCGGGCGGGGGCGGCGGCGTGGCGCGCGTGCGGTGGAGCCGGTCATGCCGGCGCAGCGTGAGAGCGAGCCGGAGATCGTCGCCGCCGTGGGGGCCGACGCCGGGCGGTGA
- a CDS encoding MarR family winged helix-turn-helix transcriptional regulator has product MQAKPRPAATPEQALSAMDQLIATHLVGQHEIAQQVGLSVTDLTCFAYVIEAGENLPTAGDLAARVHVTTGAVTGILNRLEGAGYITRRPDPTDRRRIRVAAQPDAVARVREVYEPYYARLTHLFADYSPDEIAVLHDWFTRASTLAATYLEEHCRPD; this is encoded by the coding sequence ATGCAAGCCAAGCCGCGCCCGGCCGCCACACCGGAGCAGGCGCTGTCGGCGATGGACCAGCTCATCGCGACTCACCTGGTCGGACAGCACGAGATCGCCCAACAGGTGGGCCTGAGTGTGACCGACCTCACCTGCTTCGCCTACGTCATCGAGGCCGGCGAGAACCTCCCCACGGCAGGCGACCTGGCGGCCCGCGTCCACGTCACCACCGGCGCGGTCACCGGCATCCTCAACCGCCTGGAGGGCGCCGGCTACATCACCCGCCGCCCCGACCCCACGGACCGTCGCCGCATCCGCGTAGCGGCCCAGCCCGACGCGGTCGCCCGCGTCCGGGAGGTCTACGAGCCGTACTACGCCCGCCTCACGCACCTCTTCGCGGACTACTCCCCGGACGAGATCGCGGTCCTGCACGACTGGTTCACCCGCGCGAGCACGCTGGCAGCGACCTACCTGGAAGAGCACTGCCGACCCGACTGA
- a CDS encoding SSI family serine proteinase inhibitor, whose product MLRANPRATARPVLRRLLLGAAASVAAAGSLTAVPPAAYAQADGTGLLFPLRPGDGPDRDHLTVTVRNAGGGADGTFELYCGPDGGSHPDPRGACAALERDTRWGQDVFAPAPEGGFCTMQYGGPATAHVTGTWAGRPVDATYDRRDGCQISRWDRLVPLLPGVGGERGVKA is encoded by the coding sequence ATGTTGCGTGCCAATCCCCGGGCCACCGCCCGCCCCGTCCTGCGGCGCCTCCTCCTCGGTGCCGCCGCCTCCGTCGCCGCCGCAGGGTCGCTGACCGCGGTGCCCCCGGCCGCGTATGCCCAGGCCGATGGGACCGGCCTGCTGTTCCCGCTCAGGCCCGGCGACGGCCCGGACCGCGATCACCTCACCGTCACCGTGCGCAACGCCGGTGGCGGGGCCGACGGAACGTTCGAGCTGTACTGCGGCCCCGACGGCGGCAGCCACCCCGATCCGCGCGGCGCCTGTGCCGCCCTGGAGCGGGACACGCGGTGGGGGCAGGACGTCTTCGCGCCCGCCCCGGAAGGCGGCTTCTGCACCATGCAGTACGGCGGCCCCGCCACCGCGCACGTCACCGGCACCTGGGCCGGACGGCCCGTCGACGCCACGTACGACCGCCGTGACGGCTGCCAGATCTCCCGCTGGGACCGGCTCGTGCCGCTCCTGCCGGGCGTGGGGGGCGAGCGGGGCGTCAAGGCCTGA